The Ictalurus furcatus strain D&B chromosome 5, Billie_1.0, whole genome shotgun sequence genome includes a region encoding these proteins:
- the ogg1 gene encoding N-glycosylase/DNA lyase produces MSQHAFLSLGAKAWRCLSCPKSQLRLDLTLGCGQTFRWHETGEGHWTGVMGGRVWTLTQTDDTLWYHVYRRHEDPDLVNGRKRKKAENSQDSGKKLKEMADVKEEEVETSLCVLTSEQDHKDEEVLRDYFQLSVKLEDLYKEWGDADPHFSHTGNVFTGVRMLRQDPVECLFSFICSSNNHISRIQGMIERLCSTLGTPLCELDGTHYHDFPSIEALAESSVEARLRDLGFGYRARFLQQSAHMIMSDHGPKWLHTLRNTPYLQARDALLTLPGVGPKVADCVCLMSLDKSEAVPVDTHVWQIAKRDYGYAAGGRQKTLTNKVYKEIGDFFRKLWGSYAGWAHSVLFCADLKKFQKLKEIPTIKEEKKPAKMGKKEEKNTNCKKRVNVKKEGGD; encoded by the exons ATGTCCCAGCATGCTTTTCTCTCACTGGGGGCCAAGGCATGGCGCTGCCTGTCCTGCCCCAAATCTCAACTTCGCCTGGACCTGACACTGGGATGTGGGCAAACTTTCAG ATGGCACGAGACAGGGGAAGGCCACTGGACAGGAGTGATGGGGGGACGAGTGTGGACACTAACTCAGACGGACGACACTTTATGGTACCATGTATACAGACGTCACGAGGATCCGGATCTCGTTAACGGacggaaaaggaaaaaagcgGAGAACTCCCAAGACTCAGGGAAGAAGCTTAAAGAAATGGCTGACGTGAAGGAGGAAGAGGTTGAAACGAGCCTTTGCGTGTTGACCTCTGAGCAGGATCACAAAGACGAGGAGGTGCTGAGAGACTATTTCCAGTTGAGTGTTAAACTGGAGGACTTGTACAAAGAGTGGGGTGATGCAGATCCGCACTTCAGCCATACAGGCAATGTTTTCACAG gaGTGCGCATGTTGCGCCAGGACCCTGTGGAGTGTCTCTTCTCGTTCATCTGCAGCTCAAATAATCACATCTCTCGGATTCAGGGGATGATCGAGCGTTTGTGTAGCACACTCGGGACACCACTCTGTGAGCTCGATGGCACACACTATCACGACTTCCCCTCCATTGAGGCTTTAGCAg agagcaGCGTAGAGGCACGGCTACGGGATTTGGGTTTTGGCTACCGAGCTCGTTTCCTACAGCAAAGTGCACACATGATTATGAGCGATCATGGTCCTAAGTGGCTCCATACACTACGTAACACCCCCTACCTGCAGGCCAGAGATGCTCTCCTTACACTCCCTGGTGTTGGCCCAAAG GTGGccgactgtgtgtgtttaatgtcatTGGACAAGTCTGAAGCCGTCCCTGTAGACACACATGTGTGGCAGATTGCGAAGCGCGACTATGGCTATGCTGCAGGAGGTAGACAGAAGACTCTGACCAATAAAGTCTACAAAGAGATCG GGGATTTCTTCAGAAAGCTTTGGGGATCCTATGCTGGCTGGGCGCACtct gttTTGTTCTGTGCTGATCTAAAGAAGTTCCAGAAGCTGAAAGAAATCCCGAccataaaagaagaaaagaagccAGCAaagatgggaaaaaaagaagaaaagaatacAAACTGTAAGAAGAGAGTGAATGTGAAAAAGGAAGGAGGAGATTAA